From a region of the Umboniibacter marinipuniceus genome:
- a CDS encoding gamma-butyrobetaine hydroxylase-like domain-containing protein: MTAPQKVILHRRSKTLELAWPDASFTLSAEYLRVCSPSAEVRGHGGQNEVLQVGKRDVAISKIAPSGHYAVQISFDDGHDTGLYSWHYLRELAENFAERWAAYLQALKAANQSRDADTSIVKFIN; this comes from the coding sequence GTGACAGCACCTCAAAAAGTAATCCTCCACCGTCGTTCAAAGACGCTAGAGCTCGCATGGCCCGATGCGTCTTTCACCCTTAGCGCCGAGTACCTGCGCGTCTGCTCGCCGTCGGCAGAGGTGCGAGGCCACGGCGGACAGAACGAAGTGTTGCAGGTGGGCAAGCGCGATGTGGCCATTAGTAAAATAGCACCTTCCGGGCATTACGCTGTGCAGATTAGTTTTGACGATGGTCACGATACAGGCCTTTACAGCTGGCACTATTTACGCGAGCTGGCGGAAAACTTTGCGGAACGCTGGGCGGCTTATCTGCAAGCACTTAAGGCGGCAAACCAAAGCCGCGACGCCGACACCTCCATCGTCAAATTCATTAACTAG